The Cyclobacteriaceae bacterium DNA segment ATTGCTATCAAAAAAGCTCGCCACCATTATTACCGATGTTCCGGTAAAATTTGATGAGAAAGAATTGGAGTACAATGGTCCGGATGAGTCTGCGCTGAAGCCTATCTTCCAGGAGTTGGAGTTCAAAACCATTATGAACCGCGTCTTTGGCGATGCGGCAGTCGCAGCACCCGTTGCACCCAAGGCATCACAGCTTTCCATGTTTGGAAACGCAGCAGCAGAGGAGGTGGCGGAAGAAAAAGCAACTCCGGTAACCGGAGAGAATCGTACGTTTTCAAAAGAGGCCGTGCAGTATCATTCCCTTACTGTAAAAGAACAGAAGAATCTGATCCACGACCTAAAGAATAGTACAGCCTTTGCCTGGACGATACAAACATCGGATGACAAGACGGTAATCGGTTTGGGATTTTCGATAAAGCCAGGTGAAGCTTTTTATATACCGATCGAAAGTGAAAAGCAGTTGCAGGAATTTGCGGGTGTGTTTGCCGATTCTTCTAAACTGAAAATCGGTCATAACATTAAATCTGCTTTGCTTGCATTCCGCGAACACAGAATTTCCGTAAGCGGCCCTTTATTCGATACGATGATTGCGCACTACCTGGTGGAACCGGAATCAGCGCATGATATGCAAACGCTTACCGAATTGTATTTCGGGTATCTTGTAATGAAAGATAGTGAAGGCGATCTGGCTGATCGGTTGTGTGAGCATGCCGACTATGCCCTTCAGCTGAAACAGAAGCTTCAACCTGAATTGGAAAAGCGCGGGCATTCCAGTCTGATGCGCGATGTAGAAATGCCGCTGGTGCAGGTGCTTGCCAGCATGGAATATGAAGGCGTCACGCTGGATGAAGATGTACTGAGTAAGATGTCGGATGATTTGAAGAAAGACAGCGAGCATGTGCAAGCGGAAATTTTCAAACTGGCCGGGCAGGAATTCAACATCAATTCACCGAAGCAGCTTGGAGAAATTTTATTTGAAAAAATGAAGTTGGGCGATAAACCCAAGAAAACTAAAACCGGGCAGTATGCAACTGGTGAAGATGTGTTGTTGAAGCTGGCTAACGAAAGCGAAATCGCGCGAAAAATTCTCGACTATCGCGAATATGAAAAGCTTCGCTCTACATACGTTGATGCTTTACCCAGGTTGATCGACAAGCGCGATGGAAGAATTCACACCGACTACCGACAAGCAGTAGCGGCAACCGGCAGGTTAAGTTCAAACAATCCCAATCTTCAGAATATTCCGATCCGTACGGAGAAGGGAAGACAAATCCGAAAAGCGTTTATTCCCCGCGACAAAAACTTTGTGTTCATGTCGGCTGATTACTCGCAGATTGAATTGCGCATAGCCGCATCGTTTGCGAAAGATGAAATTATGATTGAAGCGTTTAAGAACAAACGCGACATTCACACCACCACAGCCGCCAAGGTTTTCAAGGTTCCCGTGGAACAGGTTACGCCAGACATGAGGCGCAAAGCCAAAGAAGTGAACTTTGGAATTTTGTATGGCAGCACCGCTTTTGGATTATCGCAAAACCTGAACATCTCTCGTTCAGAAGCAGCCGAAATTATCAACGCGTATTTTGAAGAGTTTCCGGCCATTAAACGGTACATGGACAATTCCATACTGGATGCACGCGAGAAAGAATATGTAGAAACCATTCTCGGCAGGCGCAGGTATTTGCGCGACATTAATTCGCGCAACATCACCACGCGTGGTTTTGCCGAGCGAAATGCCATTAACGCACCCATTCAGGGAAGTGCAGCAGATATTATTAAGATTGCTATGGTGAACATTCACCGTTGGATGGAAAAGGAAAACCTGAAATCGCGCATGATCATGCAGGTACACGATGAATTGGTGTTTGATGTGCATAAAGATGAAGTGGACGTGCTGAAAGAACAGGTTACCCGACTCATGAAAAGTGCAGTTCGCCTGGAAGTGCCGATGGAAGTAGAGGTGGGCG contains these protein-coding regions:
- the polA gene encoding DNA polymerase I: MSTASKKLFLLDAYALIYRAHFAFTKTPRINSKGHNTSVPFGFTNTLLEVLQKQKPTHIGVAFDTSAPTFRDEIFEEYKATRQETPEDIRYGVPKVKEILKAFNIPVLEMDGYEADDIIGTLAQQAEKKGFEVYMMTPDKDFGQLVTDNIKLYKPAYMGNAVDVMGPQEVCARWDIEDVSQVIEMLGLQGDASDNIPGIPGFGPKTAATLLKKYKNIEGIIEHVSELKGKQKELVEQYGEQALLSKKLATIITDVPVKFDEKELEYNGPDESALKPIFQELEFKTIMNRVFGDAAVAAPVAPKASQLSMFGNAAAEEVAEEKATPVTGENRTFSKEAVQYHSLTVKEQKNLIHDLKNSTAFAWTIQTSDDKTVIGLGFSIKPGEAFYIPIESEKQLQEFAGVFADSSKLKIGHNIKSALLAFREHRISVSGPLFDTMIAHYLVEPESAHDMQTLTELYFGYLVMKDSEGDLADRLCEHADYALQLKQKLQPELEKRGHSSLMRDVEMPLVQVLASMEYEGVTLDEDVLSKMSDDLKKDSEHVQAEIFKLAGQEFNINSPKQLGEILFEKMKLGDKPKKTKTGQYATGEDVLLKLANESEIARKILDYREYEKLRSTYVDALPRLIDKRDGRIHTDYRQAVAATGRLSSNNPNLQNIPIRTEKGRQIRKAFIPRDKNFVFMSADYSQIELRIAASFAKDEIMIEAFKNKRDIHTTTAAKVFKVPVEQVTPDMRRKAKEVNFGILYGSTAFGLSQNLNISRSEAAEIINAYFEEFPAIKRYMDNSILDAREKEYVETILGRRRYLRDINSRNITTRGFAERNAINAPIQGSAADIIKIAMVNIHRWMEKENLKSRMIMQVHDELVFDVHKDEVDVLKEQVTRLMKSAVRLEVPMEVEVGVGKNWLEAH